From Aegilops tauschii subsp. strangulata cultivar AL8/78 chromosome 5, Aet v6.0, whole genome shotgun sequence:
CAAACATTGTAGAAGATGGTGAGCCCCCGCTACCGGTAACTCAACAAAACACCCCTCACCAGAGAGGGAATGGTTTAGAACTAACAACTACTACCCCCGTCTGCGTTTATTAGTCCCGTCGCATTTTGGGCTAAAGCTTAACCACATATTTGACTAGCAAATATTAATGCATGTTACCCGAAATTATATCGTCAGATTCGTATTTGGATATTTGAACTTAGTTCCTATTTGTATTATTTTTGCTATGTATAGTTTATATTTTTTTTACTAGTTAAAATCATAATCAAAATATGACCCAAAATACAAGGGGAttagtaaaccaggacggaggtggTAGTCACTAGTTTCGTCATCGGGGAATTTGCTCCCGTGCACTCATATTGGGCAACACGAAATTACTGGATGGAGCCTGCAAGAGTAGGGTTGGGAAAGAAACGGAGTGTACTTACATCATCAAAAATCGATTAGACCAATAACATTAGCGATTTTGATGTTTCGAATCTAAAGAACCGCTGAATAGATTTTGTACGAGTAGAGGTACTTGTATGTAAAACCCCAGTAGCACGAGTACAATATTTAGTGCTAATGTACCCGAGTACCACGCGAACAATCCCCCCGAAAAGAAAGCACTGAGCCAGCGCGTGCTCCATTTCTCGCTACTTTTGCCCACCAAACGCGGCGTGAACCGCCGCCGCCGGGGCCATCTTCACCTCCCCCGCGGCCCCGATCTCTCCTCCCACTCCCAGTTCCCACACGGGTGAGCTCggccttccttccttccttcatGCTCAGGTAACcatgcctcctcctcctcctcctcctcggtcgtctTTTTGATTCGGTTGGATGGGCTCTCCTATATGGTTCCATTATTGTGCCTGACGGGTTCCAGTAGTTGTAGTTTTGGCGCCAAATTCGGCAAATCAAGGGATTCGCCCCCTGATGTTTGTTTACTTCTTTCGTCAACGACCCGCCGGCCTGGTGATTTAGCTTTGCGTGCCAGCCATCTGGGCACCCTCTCCTGTCTTGGTGGTTTGGATTGTTAGTCTTAGAAGAGTATATGTGAGCTCCGGCCTAGCAACAAGAGCAGGCCGTCTTTTTTTTAGGGGAAATACCATTTCCGAGAAATAGAAGGTTAGTTGTCCACCGGTTTCTTTTCTTGATGTAGAATCATCCATCATTCAGGACTGTGCTCTATGTTTCTCTTCTGGTTCTTGGCGTGATGTTTCCATTCACAGATATGTACGAGTGCTAGCTACTTTTTCCCTGATGTTTTATTTTCTTAAAGTTTCTCTGTATGTATACAGTTGCTGCTGCTGCATCTCCCCTTATGATTGCTAAATTCTCTCAAAGTTCTTTTTTCTTATTTGAAGAAATTAAGAATACACAAGAGCTGAATTGAGAAATTATGATAGCTAAATTCTTGTCCTACAGCTTCCAACTTTTGATTAAACCAGCAACTTCAAATTGCTTGCAGTTACTACTAACTGTTTTTCAAATTCCGACGATTCATTCAGTTTACTGAATTATCAACTTTTTTTGCAGGGTTCCGTGGCTTTCTAGGTGTGCCTTCTTCACTGAACAAATAGTTCTAAGATCCTCCATTTTTGTGGACAGTGAAGAAAATCACAATGTTCTTGCATTATGCAGCTGCGCCTAGAGACTGACATCCTATAGCAAGTTGATTCTGGTACGCCAACCACCGCAATGGCGTTCCCAGCCCTACCAGTTACCCTCACATGCCTCATACTGTTATCTCTCTTGTCGCTTGCCATGGCGGCTGATAACAACTCCACTGGCCTCATCCTCGTAAATTGCGGTGCATCAGTGCAAGGCGACGATGATAGTGGCCGTACTTGGGACGGGGACACCGGCTCCAAGTTCGCGCCATCATTGAAAGGAGTTGCAGCCACTGCTCCAAACCAAGACCCTTCGCTCCCCTCCACGGTCCCTTTTATGACCGCACGCATCTTCACTTCAAACTACACATATTCCTTCTCTGTCAAACCAGGCCGCATGTTCTTGCGCCTCTACTTCTATCCGGTTGCTTATCCAAACTATGCCGTCTCAGATGCCTTCTTCAGTGTCACGACGCCGAAACTTGTCCTCTTAAATGACTTCAGTGCTTCGCAAACAGCTCAGGCGATCACTTCTGCCTTCCTTGTGCGTGAGTTCTCGGTGAATGTTTCTTCAGGATCCTCCTTGGACCTCACCTTCGCCCCATCTGCACATCGCAATGGTTCTTACGCATTTGTGAACGGCATTGAGATTGTGCCCACTCCTGACATCTTCACAGCACCTGACACAAGAAATGTCGGTGATAACACAGCCCCATTCTCATTCGACACTAGCTCGAGCCTCCAGACTATGTACCGGCTCAATGTCGGGGGCCAAGCCATTTCCCCGAAAGGTGACTTGGGGGGCTTCTACCGCTCATGGGCCAATGACGCCCCGTACATAGCTGGTGGCTCTGGGGTGACCTTCTCCAAAGATGATAATTTGACCATCACTTATACATCCAAAGTGCCGAAGTACACGGCGCCACCTGATGTCTATGGTACAGCTCGGTCGATGGGGCCAACTGCACAGATCAACCTCAACTACAACCTTACATGGATTTTACCGGTTGATGCGGGGTTCTTTTACCTCCTAAGGTTCCATTTCTGTGAGATTCAGTATCCTATTATCAAGATCAATCAGAGGTCCTTCTTCATCTACATCAACAACCAGACAGCTCAGGAGCAAATGGATGTCATCGTATGGAGCGGAGGAATCGGTAGAACAACATACACGGACTATGTTATCATGGCTGCTGGTTTCGGTCAGGTGGACATGTGGATTGCACTCCACCCTGATCTTTCAAGCAGACCAGAGTATTTTGATGCAATACTGAATGGTCTGGAGGTCTTCAAGCTACAGAATTACGGATCACCGAACAATCTTTCTGGGCTCAATCCTCCACTTCCACAAAAGCCAGCTGATGCCAGTCCCAGCGCGGCATCTGGCAAAATGAAATCGGTCGCGGCCATCATAGGTGGAGCTGTTGGTGGTTTCATAGTGCTACTGGCCGCGTGTTTTGGCGTTTGCATCATCTGCAAACgaaagaacaagaagaagaagaagacatccaaGGATCCTGGTGGTAAATCTGAAGATGGTCACTGGACTCCTCTCACCGAGTACAGCGGATCACGATCAGCCATGTCGGGAAACACGGCCACCACTGGGTCGACACTGCCATCCAATCTCTGCCGCCACTTCACTTTCGCCGACCTTCAGACCGCCACCAAGAACTTCGACCAAGCCTTCCTGCTCGGCAAAGGTGGGTTCGGGAACGTGTACCTCGGGGAGATCGACAGCGGCACCAAGGTGGCGATCAAGCGGTGCAACCCGATGTCGGAGCAGGGCGTCCATGAGTTCCAGACGGAGATCGAGATGCTGTCCAAGCTCCGGCACCGGCACCTCGTGTCCCTCATCGGCTACTGCGAGGACAAGAGCGAGATGATCCTGGTGTACGACTACATGGCCCACGGCACGCTCCGGGAGCACCTCTACAACACCAAGAACCCGCCGCTGTCGTGGAAGCAGCGGCTGGAGATCTGCATCGGCGCCGCCCGGGGCCTCTACTACCTGCACACCGGCGTGAAGCACACCATCATCCACCGCGACGTCAAGACCACCAACATCCTG
This genomic window contains:
- the LOC109780663 gene encoding receptor-like protein kinase FERONIA, whose product is MAFPALPVTLTCLILLSLLSLAMAADNNSTGLILVNCGASVQGDDDSGRTWDGDTGSKFAPSLKGVAATAPNQDPSLPSTVPFMTARIFTSNYTYSFSVKPGRMFLRLYFYPVAYPNYAVSDAFFSVTTPKLVLLNDFSASQTAQAITSAFLVREFSVNVSSGSSLDLTFAPSAHRNGSYAFVNGIEIVPTPDIFTAPDTRNVGDNTAPFSFDTSSSLQTMYRLNVGGQAISPKGDLGGFYRSWANDAPYIAGGSGVTFSKDDNLTITYTSKVPKYTAPPDVYGTARSMGPTAQINLNYNLTWILPVDAGFFYLLRFHFCEIQYPIIKINQRSFFIYINNQTAQEQMDVIVWSGGIGRTTYTDYVIMAAGFGQVDMWIALHPDLSSRPEYFDAILNGLEVFKLQNYGSPNNLSGLNPPLPQKPADASPSAASGKMKSVAAIIGGAVGGFIVLLAACFGVCIICKRKNKKKKKTSKDPGGKSEDGHWTPLTEYSGSRSAMSGNTATTGSTLPSNLCRHFTFADLQTATKNFDQAFLLGKGGFGNVYLGEIDSGTKVAIKRCNPMSEQGVHEFQTEIEMLSKLRHRHLVSLIGYCEDKSEMILVYDYMAHGTLREHLYNTKNPPLSWKQRLEICIGAARGLYYLHTGVKHTIIHRDVKTTNILLDDKWVAKVSDFGLSKTGPNMDATHVSTVVKGSFGYLDPEYFRRQQLSEKSDVYSFGVVLFEVLCARPALSPTLPKEQISLADWALRCQKQGVLGQVIDPVLQGKIAPQCFLKFTDTAEKCVADRSVDRPSMGDVLWNLEFALQLQESEEDTGSLTEGTLSSSGASPLVMTRLQSDEPSTDASTTTTSTTTMSMTGRSIASMDSDGLTPSAVFSQIMHPDGR